The following proteins come from a genomic window of Nostoc sp. ATCC 53789:
- the thiS gene encoding sulfur carrier protein ThiS: protein MSNEITVQVNGETHSCSFQISLPDLIQQLGFNPRLVAVEYNGEILHRQFWPQTKLQPGDRLEVVTIVGGG, encoded by the coding sequence ATGTCTAATGAGATTACGGTTCAGGTAAATGGGGAAACCCATAGCTGTTCGTTTCAAATTTCTTTACCCGACTTGATCCAACAGTTGGGTTTTAACCCGCGCTTGGTGGCTGTAGAATATAACGGCGAAATTTTACATCGCCAGTTTTGGCCACAAACCAAATTGCAGCCAGGCGATCGTTTAGAAGTAGTAACTATTGTTGGTGGTGGTTAG
- the blaOXA gene encoding class D beta-lactamase, with protein sequence MLFGMWQSLRHYRRQAVIFTILGCVAVLSVISFRTMPILAQPASTSSERPAIKAPNFGRHFQEFGREGSILIYDSKNNRTYEHNPKRNATAIAPASTFKIFNALVALETGVVPDDVAVLTWDGIHRDIDAWNHDTNLRQAFKDSTVWFYQVLARKAGYERMQQFINKVGYGNRQIGTAADIDRFWLEQQLLQITPQEQIKFLQRLYQGDLPFSQRTINLVKDIMVREQTPDYTLRGKTGWLTSTKPQVGWFVGYLEQNKNVYFFATTLDMYKPEDAPVRIEITRRSLKDLGLLAHIN encoded by the coding sequence ATCTTGTTTGGTATGTGGCAATCTCTTCGGCATTACCGAAGGCAAGCTGTTATATTTACAATTCTTGGATGTGTTGCGGTATTGAGTGTAATTAGCTTCCGAACAATGCCTATTCTGGCTCAACCAGCTTCAACCTCATCTGAACGTCCTGCTATTAAAGCGCCAAATTTTGGGCGACACTTTCAAGAATTTGGGCGTGAAGGCTCAATCTTGATTTACGACTCAAAAAATAACCGCACCTATGAACACAATCCTAAACGTAATGCAACTGCCATCGCTCCAGCTTCGACATTCAAAATTTTTAACGCGCTGGTAGCTTTAGAAACAGGTGTAGTTCCTGATGATGTGGCGGTTCTCACTTGGGATGGAATTCATCGAGATATCGATGCTTGGAATCATGATACGAATTTGCGTCAAGCCTTTAAAGATTCAACTGTTTGGTTCTATCAAGTACTAGCGCGGAAGGCTGGATATGAACGGATGCAGCAATTTATTAACAAAGTAGGTTACGGAAATCGTCAGATTGGCACCGCCGCAGACATTGATCGTTTTTGGCTAGAACAGCAGCTATTGCAAATTACACCCCAAGAGCAAATTAAGTTTTTGCAACGGTTGTATCAAGGCGATTTACCTTTCTCCCAAAGGACAATAAATCTTGTCAAAGATATTATGGTACGCGAACAAACTCCAGACTACACACTGCGGGGAAAGACGGGATGGTTAACGAGTACCAAACCACAAGTTGGTTGGTTTGTGGGTTATTTAGAACAAAACAAAAACGTCTACTTTTTCGCAACAACCCTTGATATGTATAAACCAGAGGATGCACCCGTCCGCATCGAGATTACACGACGCAGCCTTAAGGATTTGGGCTTGCTGGCTCACATCAACTAA